The sequence GACATAACAATTGAAGATGTAATAATTGCATGAGTCTTGCTAACATGACATCAAAAGCTCTCCCACACTCATGCTCGGGTGTCTTCTGTCTGGGCAGCATATCAACAGGTAAGTGGACAAATACTTCCCTCCGTTACCTCAAGAATAGTTTAAATCTTTTTCTATAATTAAAGGTTAAAAGATCTTTTAATTACGACCTAAATTGTTTAATTAGCCTTCATCCTATAATGTGTAAGGTTACCAAAAGGTCAAATGATGGTGAACGAAACTTGCACAAGCAAACAGAAGGGCCTGTATACCTTCCTAAAGATTCCCAGAGACTTGGCCTAAACACTGGGGATTCacttcaaaagaattaaaaataggctTTTTAATAAGACAAGCGAAGGCTACCTTTACCAATGCAATATGCAGAGGCGGCCCTTCCAGCAACGGGTGCAGACAGAAGGGGGATGAGAGATGATTTCTAACTTGGCCACAGAGACCGTAGGTGGACCCCGCTGGTGACCCTGAAATTCATTCCGACCGAATGACCTGCCAGTAACTTCTCTTCAGGGAACAGTCTAAAAGTTAGGAAACGGAAGCGTCCGAGCTGCACCACCCAGAGCATGTTACTCGAGTTCAGGGGCGGCGACCCCAGCCCAGGGCCGGCCCGCCGCCGCCTCATCGGTACGTACCAGGCTGGGGGTGCTCGCCGGGCCCCACTGGCCGCCCGGGGCTTCGGCGGCGGCGCCCGCTCCGGCCGCTGGCCTGGGGGCCGCCTTCCCCGCGCCCGAGCAGTGGTTCCGCTGGCCGATCCCGGGCAGCCGCAAGCCAAGCGCGGCCGGACGCAGCCTCCAGCGTTCGGCCAGGCAGCCCAAGCAGCATGGCACCGGCGGCAGCAGGGCCCAGCAGGCGCGCCCCTTACTCGGCCGCGTCCCCGGAGCCCAAGCGGCGCCGCGCAGGGCCCCCCACGAGCCGCGCGCCACGCGCAAAGCTAGCATGGCCCTGCGGCCGCGCCGCGGGGACTCGGGCGGCTAGAGCTCAGCAGCCTGGGACACTGGCGAGCCGCTTCTCCATGGAGACCCAGCAACCACACAGAAACTCGACCACCGCTGCCTCCATACTACTTTTCACACCCCAGCACGCTCCACTTATACAGGTGGCAGGGAGCCGCCAAGGGCGGACGCCTTCGCGACGCTTTTACGACACCGTCGCCGTCGGGCTTCCCGGCGCCCCTGGCAAGCCAAGGCcagcggggagggagggagagaaacgAACAAGGTGGGATGACTGCGCAGCCGACGAAGCCGCGAGGGTGCATGAGCCACATCAGGCCCTGGCCTGAAACCCTCCGGGGCGGGTGGCCGGCAGAAGGGCCCCCTCCAAGGTGCGTGCGGCGCCCTACGGTTCTTGTGGGTGGTTTACAGTATCTGGTACAGAagaaatgattaataaatattgGTTCCATAATCCTCTCCTTTTTGAGCATTGAAGGAAGATGCATATGCCAAAAATATAAGCATTAGAAAATGTTAATAGCAATGGCTAATTGTTTTGCTGAAAACAGTAATATATTATCCAGAATCAATGTTAACCTATgagaattgtgtttttaaatagtttttaaattatcttaaatgTTTACATTGCTAGTACAAAAGTTTCGATTATACTATATAACCAGGCTATAGTGCATCATCAGGTTTAATCCTCCCAACCACTGCAAGGTGAGGGTTCCATTattactttacagataaggaaacttagGTGTagaaaggttaagaaacttgcctatAATACTCGAGATAGTTATGAATCAGTTCACCATTAATTAGCTGATTAATATATTCAGAttagtatattaaatatattgatatatcaatattaatttgCAATGTTACACTTTTTTCTTGTTCAGTGTTGAACTGAATTTGAATGGTTCTTGCCGCCTCTCCACTATCCCCCCCACTAACCCCATCTATGATGGCTGAACTACCTTACAGTTGAGTTTAGAGTCTTAACTCGGGTAGTTAGGAAAGGGAAAGGCCAACTGAAAGTGAGCAAC comes from Macaca fascicularis isolate 582-1 chromosome 10, T2T-MFA8v1.1 and encodes:
- the CRLS1 gene encoding cardiolipin synthase (CMP-forming) isoform X5 yields the protein MLALRVARGSWGALRGAAWAPGTRPSKGRACWALLPPVPCCLGCLAERWRLRPAALGLRLPGIGQRNHCSGAGKAAPRPAAGAGAAAEAPGGQWGPASTPSLYENPWTIPNMLSMTRIGLAPVLGYLIIEEDFNIALGVFALAGLTDLLDGFIARNWANQKSALGSALDPLADKILISILYVSLTYADLIPDTFFEK